The following proteins are encoded in a genomic region of Xenopus laevis strain J_2021 chromosome 3L, Xenopus_laevis_v10.1, whole genome shotgun sequence:
- the LOC108711332 gene encoding mucin-3A isoform X1: MGYRELLAWVVINACGLRIADKLNAMLDSCWKCVKQQANRWTVSGDRSRTCYLFRSLWWQCQFLLVFFLIVSSWAYKTRTPKSSLCYKMGNGRALLQMPAKLLLADEAQFYKNALSKPALNGKLRSIWTLFMNHKCKSPKISVNNQFPSASYTFPLANLIQYRGKRRFMRQIDSANSTPAPQKDSQSAINAMVDKIIGRKESSVPLTGGQKIVASDTDFVLGASEWQLGSLENINWLQKESYVFSDALFNDLSTDEEKPFATGTTGNQPLPLENEVRDTTTLSSLRMQSVLHSDATSVTVAVTEKDAETVAVTEKDAETVAVTGKDAETVAVTGKDAETVAVTGKDAETVAVTGKDAETVAVTPKDAETVAVTGKDAETVAVTPKDAESVAVTPKDAETVAVTPKDAETVAVTPKDAETVAVKPKDAETVAVTPKDAETVAVTPKDAETVAVTPKDAETVAVTPKDAETVAVTAKDAETVAVMEKDAETVAVMEKDAETVAVMEKDAETVAVTEKDAETVAVTEKDAETVAVTEKDAETVALTAKDAETVAVPEKDAKTVSQHSSQDYKISQTRLPITTDITMLSTPKSLLLAISGHTINSTETLLHKEETSESANVDTLTLAAGDNIPDIFFDMPDNMFVTPSNRPVSTSPLAGVLASTRSLGKTNKIIATHTDLMRVIQQTLNSANNSILPPIVATSSKVFGQKYIITSLPYLGTSNDSRFSLKVKDTSRLGTSPTSSAAVYSSIPTISYSGLITKQPLLLNMSPRSSYKPDRQTSVTEEVKPRTTFAKYISTLAPHVKTGKHSDLTTGSVTPDYTSYLGSSSKGLDSTPKLLKSQAWSTLKESPLKRTSSNIMTSATLSFSGHASDFHTPTLSPSPWPSVTVSSMKFASSTSSKLYNAGTKETKQFSTQMSSISDHLTRLHNTISVASTQITGQTKVYPGTLLGHSTFSYSMSHKVSSLLPDSNTAVSFIAKTLKPDTDSNNLTNTMTGITSTDPTVSLGGESVTGDMSFTATKNKESFNFTSSLATTESSTMFTQMFPISQNSTTTEKPTKQKWTSHTSHSTQDSARTETSAHVDWKAQTTPDSFTTPSYTFSVTGSFFDFAPDNDVTDITPNEWQSVSSAEGTQFGTVHIGFRDVKHHRQPTTPTPLTLTKSSTTSDKFSAMPLTSIPLTEKNTPVLKTISTVQRSPTTLPSKEKPRQIQDTTGCDFHGPQTAKPTIKTETLHPTRFSHITTSGSSLTFAKRAEPVSESELGTTAPSTVPRSLNFRLTSILYSNQLANVTSDEYKSLEREVKLVMNKIFTSAFPKEYIEFLIARFLNGSVQVEAYVLFDYQSPAPSSSDIVRAVVTDVLDRPSNFFRWNIELPTVESHGYTINNLEPESFPVSFLALRLGYIARSQTIVDSKQFLENLRQEIIKCVGATFPVGNFSISYVRDLRGDLEVRGNLYLNSKTNTDVQSLLQTLVTLGNKSVDLSSMTVDGYHMVLRVFPLSFQITNRQFVINMLDLSSSEFQDLSEELSAVVLSALSYTNPLQVIIREIMRGSLLFKGEVVYQLPAPGSREVLRAFLSSLSSDGILGSSSFKVDANSVQIGDSSPGPHFEYPSFPGFGVAIIVMCGLCILIFPILAIVCFKTKMLGHRKMATIQRRPDLDRQSRHFEMDNQAFRASIEQP, from the exons ATGGGGTACCGGGAGCTGCTGGCCTGGGTAGTAATCAATGCTTGTGGTTTAAGG attgCTGACAAATTAAATGCAATGCTGGATTCTTGTTGGAAATGTGTTAAGCAGCAAGCCAATAGATGGACCGTGTCTGGTGACCGTAGCCGGACCTGTTATCTTTTCAGGAGCCTGTGGTGGCAGTGCCAATTTCTCCTTGTTTTCTTTCTTATTGTCTCTTCATGGGCCTACAAAACAAGAACTCCTAAATCATCTCTTTGTTATAAAATGGGTAATGGAAGGGCCCTTCTGCAGATGCCTGCTAAATTATTATTGGCTGATGAGGCACAATTCTATAAAAACGCCTTAAGTAAACCAGCACTAAATGGGAAACTCCGCTCTATATGGACTTTATTTATGAACCATAAATGTAAATCTCCTAAAATATCTGTCAATAACCAGTTTCCCTCAGCAAGTTACACATTTCCTCTAGCAAACCTGATTCAGTATAGGGGAAAGAGACGTTTCATGCGACAGATAGACAGTGCAAATTCCACTCCTGCTCCACAAAAGGATTCACAATCTGCTATAAATGCTATGGTAGACAAGATTATTGGTCGAAAGGAAAGTTCAGTCCCTCTGACTGGAGGTCAGAAAATAGTTGCTAGCGATACTGACTTTGTGCTTGGGGCATCAGAGTGGCAGTTGGGCTCTTTAGAGAACATCAACTGGTTACAGAAGGAATCTTATGTGTTTAGTGATGCACTTTTCAATGACCTTTCGACTGATGAGGAGAAGCCATTTGCAACAGGCACTACAGGAAATCAACCTTTGCCTTTAGAAAATGAAGTAAGAGATACAACCACCTTATCTAGTTTGAGAATGCAAAGTGTTTTGCATAGTGATGCTACAAGTGTGACTGTTGCCGTGACTGAGAAAGATGCAGAGACTGTTGCTGTGACTGAGAAAGATGCAGAGACTGTTGCTGTGACTGGGAAAGATGCAGAGACTGTTGCTGTGACTGGGAAAGATGCAGAGACTGTTGCTGTGACGGGGAAAGATGCAGAGACTGTTGCTGTGACGGGGAAAGATGCAGAGACTGTTGCTGTGACGCCGAAAGATGCAGAGACTGTTGCTGTGACGGGGAAAGATGCAGAGACTGTTGCTGTGACGCCGAAAGATGCAGAGTCTGTTGCTGTGACGCCGAAAGATGCAGAGACTGTTGCTGTGACGCCGAAAGATGCAGAGACTGTTGCTGTGACGCCGAAAGATGCAGAGACTGTTGCTGTGAAGCCGAAAGATGCAGAGACTGTTGCTGTGACGCCGAAAGATGCAGAGACTGTTGCTGTGACGCCGAAAGATGCAGAGACTGTTGCTGTGACGCCAAAAGATGCAGAGACTGTTGCTGTGACGCCGAAAGATGCTGAGACTGTCGCTGTGACGGCGAAAGATGCTGAGACTGTCGCTGTGATGGAGAAAGATGCTGAGACTGTCGCTGTGATGGAGAAAGATGCTGAGACTGTCGCTGTGATGGAGAAAGATGCAGAGACTGTCGCTGTGACGGAGAAAGATGCAGAGACTGTCGCTGTGACGGAGAAAGATGCAGAGACTGTTGCTGTGACGGAGAAAGATGCAGAGACTGTTGCTCTGACGGCGAAAGATGCAGAGACTGTTGCTGTGCCAGAGAAAGATGCAAAGACTGTATCCCAACACTCAAGTCAAGATTACAAAATCAGTCAAACAAGGTTACCCATTACAACAGATATTACTATGCTTTCAACACCAAAAAGCCTTTTGTTAGCAATTTCTGGACATACGATCAACAGTACAGAGACACTACTGCATAAGGAAGAGACTTCAGAATCTGCTAATGTAGATACGTTGACTTTGGCAGCAGGTGATAACATACCAGACATTTTCTTTGATATGCCAGACAACATGTTTGTTACACCATCAAACAGACCTGTGAGTACCTCTCCCCTTGCTGGAGTTTTGGCAAGCACACGTAGTTTGGGTAAAACCAATAAGATAATAGCAACTCACACTGACCTAATGCGTGTAATCCAACAAACTTTGAACTCTGCTAATAATAGCATTTTGCCACCAATTGTAGCCACTTCCTCTAAGGTTTTTGGGCAGAAGTATATTATCACCTCTTTACCTTACCTGGGAACAAGTAATGATTCAAGGTTTTCTCTCAAAGTTAAAGATACTTCAAGACTGGGAACATCACCTACTTCTTCTGCTGCAGTCTATTCCTCTATTCCTACTATTTCCTACTCAGGTTTAATAACCAAGCAACCTCTCTTGTTAAATATGTCTCCCCGCTCTTCATATAAACCAGATAGGCAAACCTCTGTTACAGAAGAGGTTAAACCAAGAACTACATTTGCAAAGTATATTTCTACACTTGCTCCACATGTTAAAACCGGGAAGCATTCAGATCTGACCACAGGTTCTGTGACTCCTGATTATACATCGTATCTTGGTAGCAGCAGCAAGGGTTTGGATAGTACACCCAAGCTTTTAAAATCTCAGGCCTGGTCTACACTTAAAGAATCACCCTTAAAGAGAACCTCATCGAATATAATGACCTCTGCTACCTTGAGTTTTTCTGGTCATGCTAGTGATTTCCACACTCCCACTTTAAGCCCTTCCCCATGGCCCAGTGTAACAGTGAGCAGCATGAAATTTGCATCTTCTACTTCATCTAAGTTGTACAATGCAGGAACTAAGGAAACCAAACAATTTTCCACACAAATGTCTTCTATATCTGATCATTTAACTCGATTGCATAACACCATTTCAGTGGCCAGTACCCAAATAACAGGCCAAACAAAGGTCTACCCAGGGACACTCCTGGGCCATAGTACTTTCTCATACTCAATGAGCCACAAAGTCAGCTCACTCCTTCCAGATTCAAATACTGCTGTCTCTTTTATTGCCAAAACATTGAAGCCTGACACTGATTCCAACAATCTTACCAATACTATGACAGGGATCACTAGTACAGATCCTACTGTGTCACTTGGTGGTGAATCGGTGACTGGAGATATGTCTTTCACagctacaaaaaataaagaatcttTCAATTTCACTAGTTCACTTGCAACAACAGAAAGCTCTACAATGTTCACCCAGATGTTTCCCATCTCTCAGAACAGCACAACAACGGAAAAACCTACAAAGCAAAAGTGGACCTCTCACACATCACACTCCACTCAGGATAGTGCAAGAACAGAAACTTCTGCACATGTGGACTGGAAAGCTCAAACAACACCGGATTCCTTCACAACACCCAGTTATACATTTTCTGTTACAGGTTCCTTCTTTGACTTTGCACCTGACAATGACGTCACCGACATAACACCTAATGAATGGCAGTCTGTAAGTTCTGCAGAGGGCACACAGTTTGGAACTGTACACATAGGCTTCCGTGATGTTAAACATCACAGGCAACCAACCACCCCCACCCCTCTTACCCTCACCAAGTCCTCAACTACCAGTGACAAATTTTCTGCCATGCCTTTAACATCTATTCCACTCACTGAAAAAAACACTCCTGTTCTCAAAACAATCTCAACAGTGCAGAGAAGCCCTACCACCCTTCCCTCTAAAGAGAAACCTCGGCAAATTCAGGACACAACTGGCTGTGACTTCCATGGCCCCCAAACAGCTAAGCCTACTATTAAAACGGAAACTTTGCATCCTACCAGGTTCTCGCATATAACCACCTCTGGGAGTAGTCTCACTTTTGCAAAGAGAGCAGAACCAGTGTCAGAATCTGAATTGGGGACAACTGCCCCTTCTACAGTTCCACGGTCTCTTAACTTTCGATTAACTTCCATTTTATACTCTAACCAACTAGCGAATGTGACTAGCGATGAATATAAAAGTCTGGAAAGAGAAGTAAAGCTGGTG ATGAACAAAATATTCACTTCGGCATTCCCAAAAGAATATATTGAATTTCTTATTGCAAGGTTTTT GAATGGATCTGTCCAGGTTGAAGCATATGTTTTGTTTGATTACCAGTCTCCTGCTCCAAGTAGCTCTGATATCGTAAGAGCAGTTGTCACAGATGTTTTGGACAGACCGAGCAATTTTTTCAGATGGAATATTGAGCTCCCCACTGTGGAATCACATG GATACACAATTAACAACTTGGAGCCAGAGAGTTTTCCAGTGTCTTTTCTGGCTCTACGTCTTGGATATATTGCCAGGTCCCAGACAATTGTAGACAGCAAGCAATTTCTAGAAAACCTAAGGCAGGAG ATCATCAAGTGTGTTGGTGCAACTTTCCCTGTTGGAAATTTTTCAATTTCTTATGTTCG agacttGCGTGGTGACCTTGAAGTGAGAGGAAACCTGTACCTAAACAGCAAAACCAACACAGATGTACAATCTTTACTGCAAACACTTGTGACCCTTGGAAATAAATCTGTGGATCTCAGCTCCATGACTGTAGATG gttACCACATGGTACTTCGCGTTTTCCCTCTAAGTTTCCAGATCACAAACAGGCAGTTTGTGATCAACATGTTAGACTTGTCATCTTCCGAATTCCAGGATCTCAGCGAAGAGCTCTCTGCTGTG GTTTTGTCTGCACTGAGTTACACTAATCCACTTCAAGTGATCATCCGTGAAATAAT gagaggCTCTCTGCTCTTTAAAGGTGAAGTGGTTTATCAGCTGCCGGCCCCTGGAAGTAGGGAAGTTCTTCGTGCTTTTCTCTCATCTCTCAGTTCTGATGGGATTTTGGGATCCTCTTCCTTCAAGGTGGATGCTAACTCTGTGCAAATTGGAG ATTCCAGCCCTGGCCCTCACTTTGAATACCCAAGTTTTCCAGGTTTTGGAGTGGCTATAATAGTAATGTGTGGTCTCTGCATCTTGATATTTCCCATCTTGGCCATTGTG TGTTTTAAGACCAAAATGCTTGGGCACAGAAAAATGGCCACCATTCAAAGACGTCCAGATCTTGATAGGCAGAGTCGACATTTTGAAATGGATAACCAAGCATTTCGAGCATCTATAGAAcag CCTTAA
- the LOC108711332 gene encoding mucin-3A isoform X2, protein MGYRELLAWVVINACGLRIADKLNAMLDSCWKCVKQQANRWTVSGDRSRTCYLFRSLWWQCQFLLVFFLIVSSWAYKTRTPKSSLCYKMGNGRALLQMPAKLLLADEAQFYKNALSKPALNGKLRSIWTLFMNHKCKSPKISVNNQFPSASYTFPLANLIQYRGKRRFMRQIDSANSTPAPQKDSQSAINAMVDKIIGRKESSVPLTGGQKIVASDTDFVLGASEWQLGSLENINWLQKESYVFSDALFNDLSTDEEKPFATGTTGNQPLPLENEVRDTTTLSSLRMQSVLHSDATSVTVAVTEKDAETVAVTGKDAETVAVTGKDAETVAVTGKDAETVAVTGKDAETVAVTPKDAETVAVTGKDAETVAVTPKDAESVAVTPKDAETVAVTPKDAETVAVTPKDAETVAVKPKDAETVAVTPKDAETVAVTPKDAETVAVTPKDAETVAVTPKDAETVAVTAKDAETVAVMEKDAETVAVMEKDAETVAVMEKDAETVAVTEKDAETVAVTEKDAETVAVTEKDAETVALTAKDAETVAVPEKDAKTVSQHSSQDYKISQTRLPITTDITMLSTPKSLLLAISGHTINSTETLLHKEETSESANVDTLTLAAGDNIPDIFFDMPDNMFVTPSNRPVSTSPLAGVLASTRSLGKTNKIIATHTDLMRVIQQTLNSANNSILPPIVATSSKVFGQKYIITSLPYLGTSNDSRFSLKVKDTSRLGTSPTSSAAVYSSIPTISYSGLITKQPLLLNMSPRSSYKPDRQTSVTEEVKPRTTFAKYISTLAPHVKTGKHSDLTTGSVTPDYTSYLGSSSKGLDSTPKLLKSQAWSTLKESPLKRTSSNIMTSATLSFSGHASDFHTPTLSPSPWPSVTVSSMKFASSTSSKLYNAGTKETKQFSTQMSSISDHLTRLHNTISVASTQITGQTKVYPGTLLGHSTFSYSMSHKVSSLLPDSNTAVSFIAKTLKPDTDSNNLTNTMTGITSTDPTVSLGGESVTGDMSFTATKNKESFNFTSSLATTESSTMFTQMFPISQNSTTTEKPTKQKWTSHTSHSTQDSARTETSAHVDWKAQTTPDSFTTPSYTFSVTGSFFDFAPDNDVTDITPNEWQSVSSAEGTQFGTVHIGFRDVKHHRQPTTPTPLTLTKSSTTSDKFSAMPLTSIPLTEKNTPVLKTISTVQRSPTTLPSKEKPRQIQDTTGCDFHGPQTAKPTIKTETLHPTRFSHITTSGSSLTFAKRAEPVSESELGTTAPSTVPRSLNFRLTSILYSNQLANVTSDEYKSLEREVKLVMNKIFTSAFPKEYIEFLIARFLNGSVQVEAYVLFDYQSPAPSSSDIVRAVVTDVLDRPSNFFRWNIELPTVESHGYTINNLEPESFPVSFLALRLGYIARSQTIVDSKQFLENLRQEIIKCVGATFPVGNFSISYVRDLRGDLEVRGNLYLNSKTNTDVQSLLQTLVTLGNKSVDLSSMTVDGYHMVLRVFPLSFQITNRQFVINMLDLSSSEFQDLSEELSAVVLSALSYTNPLQVIIREIMRGSLLFKGEVVYQLPAPGSREVLRAFLSSLSSDGILGSSSFKVDANSVQIGDSSPGPHFEYPSFPGFGVAIIVMCGLCILIFPILAIVCFKTKMLGHRKMATIQRRPDLDRQSRHFEMDNQAFRASIEQP, encoded by the exons ATGGGGTACCGGGAGCTGCTGGCCTGGGTAGTAATCAATGCTTGTGGTTTAAGG attgCTGACAAATTAAATGCAATGCTGGATTCTTGTTGGAAATGTGTTAAGCAGCAAGCCAATAGATGGACCGTGTCTGGTGACCGTAGCCGGACCTGTTATCTTTTCAGGAGCCTGTGGTGGCAGTGCCAATTTCTCCTTGTTTTCTTTCTTATTGTCTCTTCATGGGCCTACAAAACAAGAACTCCTAAATCATCTCTTTGTTATAAAATGGGTAATGGAAGGGCCCTTCTGCAGATGCCTGCTAAATTATTATTGGCTGATGAGGCACAATTCTATAAAAACGCCTTAAGTAAACCAGCACTAAATGGGAAACTCCGCTCTATATGGACTTTATTTATGAACCATAAATGTAAATCTCCTAAAATATCTGTCAATAACCAGTTTCCCTCAGCAAGTTACACATTTCCTCTAGCAAACCTGATTCAGTATAGGGGAAAGAGACGTTTCATGCGACAGATAGACAGTGCAAATTCCACTCCTGCTCCACAAAAGGATTCACAATCTGCTATAAATGCTATGGTAGACAAGATTATTGGTCGAAAGGAAAGTTCAGTCCCTCTGACTGGAGGTCAGAAAATAGTTGCTAGCGATACTGACTTTGTGCTTGGGGCATCAGAGTGGCAGTTGGGCTCTTTAGAGAACATCAACTGGTTACAGAAGGAATCTTATGTGTTTAGTGATGCACTTTTCAATGACCTTTCGACTGATGAGGAGAAGCCATTTGCAACAGGCACTACAGGAAATCAACCTTTGCCTTTAGAAAATGAAGTAAGAGATACAACCACCTTATCTAGTTTGAGAATGCAAAGTGTTTTGCATAGTGATGCTACAAGTGTGACTGTTGCCGTGACTGAGAAAG ATGCAGAGACTGTTGCTGTGACTGGGAAAGATGCAGAGACTGTTGCTGTGACTGGGAAAGATGCAGAGACTGTTGCTGTGACGGGGAAAGATGCAGAGACTGTTGCTGTGACGGGGAAAGATGCAGAGACTGTTGCTGTGACGCCGAAAGATGCAGAGACTGTTGCTGTGACGGGGAAAGATGCAGAGACTGTTGCTGTGACGCCGAAAGATGCAGAGTCTGTTGCTGTGACGCCGAAAGATGCAGAGACTGTTGCTGTGACGCCGAAAGATGCAGAGACTGTTGCTGTGACGCCGAAAGATGCAGAGACTGTTGCTGTGAAGCCGAAAGATGCAGAGACTGTTGCTGTGACGCCGAAAGATGCAGAGACTGTTGCTGTGACGCCGAAAGATGCAGAGACTGTTGCTGTGACGCCAAAAGATGCAGAGACTGTTGCTGTGACGCCGAAAGATGCTGAGACTGTCGCTGTGACGGCGAAAGATGCTGAGACTGTCGCTGTGATGGAGAAAGATGCTGAGACTGTCGCTGTGATGGAGAAAGATGCTGAGACTGTCGCTGTGATGGAGAAAGATGCAGAGACTGTCGCTGTGACGGAGAAAGATGCAGAGACTGTCGCTGTGACGGAGAAAGATGCAGAGACTGTTGCTGTGACGGAGAAAGATGCAGAGACTGTTGCTCTGACGGCGAAAGATGCAGAGACTGTTGCTGTGCCAGAGAAAGATGCAAAGACTGTATCCCAACACTCAAGTCAAGATTACAAAATCAGTCAAACAAGGTTACCCATTACAACAGATATTACTATGCTTTCAACACCAAAAAGCCTTTTGTTAGCAATTTCTGGACATACGATCAACAGTACAGAGACACTACTGCATAAGGAAGAGACTTCAGAATCTGCTAATGTAGATACGTTGACTTTGGCAGCAGGTGATAACATACCAGACATTTTCTTTGATATGCCAGACAACATGTTTGTTACACCATCAAACAGACCTGTGAGTACCTCTCCCCTTGCTGGAGTTTTGGCAAGCACACGTAGTTTGGGTAAAACCAATAAGATAATAGCAACTCACACTGACCTAATGCGTGTAATCCAACAAACTTTGAACTCTGCTAATAATAGCATTTTGCCACCAATTGTAGCCACTTCCTCTAAGGTTTTTGGGCAGAAGTATATTATCACCTCTTTACCTTACCTGGGAACAAGTAATGATTCAAGGTTTTCTCTCAAAGTTAAAGATACTTCAAGACTGGGAACATCACCTACTTCTTCTGCTGCAGTCTATTCCTCTATTCCTACTATTTCCTACTCAGGTTTAATAACCAAGCAACCTCTCTTGTTAAATATGTCTCCCCGCTCTTCATATAAACCAGATAGGCAAACCTCTGTTACAGAAGAGGTTAAACCAAGAACTACATTTGCAAAGTATATTTCTACACTTGCTCCACATGTTAAAACCGGGAAGCATTCAGATCTGACCACAGGTTCTGTGACTCCTGATTATACATCGTATCTTGGTAGCAGCAGCAAGGGTTTGGATAGTACACCCAAGCTTTTAAAATCTCAGGCCTGGTCTACACTTAAAGAATCACCCTTAAAGAGAACCTCATCGAATATAATGACCTCTGCTACCTTGAGTTTTTCTGGTCATGCTAGTGATTTCCACACTCCCACTTTAAGCCCTTCCCCATGGCCCAGTGTAACAGTGAGCAGCATGAAATTTGCATCTTCTACTTCATCTAAGTTGTACAATGCAGGAACTAAGGAAACCAAACAATTTTCCACACAAATGTCTTCTATATCTGATCATTTAACTCGATTGCATAACACCATTTCAGTGGCCAGTACCCAAATAACAGGCCAAACAAAGGTCTACCCAGGGACACTCCTGGGCCATAGTACTTTCTCATACTCAATGAGCCACAAAGTCAGCTCACTCCTTCCAGATTCAAATACTGCTGTCTCTTTTATTGCCAAAACATTGAAGCCTGACACTGATTCCAACAATCTTACCAATACTATGACAGGGATCACTAGTACAGATCCTACTGTGTCACTTGGTGGTGAATCGGTGACTGGAGATATGTCTTTCACagctacaaaaaataaagaatcttTCAATTTCACTAGTTCACTTGCAACAACAGAAAGCTCTACAATGTTCACCCAGATGTTTCCCATCTCTCAGAACAGCACAACAACGGAAAAACCTACAAAGCAAAAGTGGACCTCTCACACATCACACTCCACTCAGGATAGTGCAAGAACAGAAACTTCTGCACATGTGGACTGGAAAGCTCAAACAACACCGGATTCCTTCACAACACCCAGTTATACATTTTCTGTTACAGGTTCCTTCTTTGACTTTGCACCTGACAATGACGTCACCGACATAACACCTAATGAATGGCAGTCTGTAAGTTCTGCAGAGGGCACACAGTTTGGAACTGTACACATAGGCTTCCGTGATGTTAAACATCACAGGCAACCAACCACCCCCACCCCTCTTACCCTCACCAAGTCCTCAACTACCAGTGACAAATTTTCTGCCATGCCTTTAACATCTATTCCACTCACTGAAAAAAACACTCCTGTTCTCAAAACAATCTCAACAGTGCAGAGAAGCCCTACCACCCTTCCCTCTAAAGAGAAACCTCGGCAAATTCAGGACACAACTGGCTGTGACTTCCATGGCCCCCAAACAGCTAAGCCTACTATTAAAACGGAAACTTTGCATCCTACCAGGTTCTCGCATATAACCACCTCTGGGAGTAGTCTCACTTTTGCAAAGAGAGCAGAACCAGTGTCAGAATCTGAATTGGGGACAACTGCCCCTTCTACAGTTCCACGGTCTCTTAACTTTCGATTAACTTCCATTTTATACTCTAACCAACTAGCGAATGTGACTAGCGATGAATATAAAAGTCTGGAAAGAGAAGTAAAGCTGGTG ATGAACAAAATATTCACTTCGGCATTCCCAAAAGAATATATTGAATTTCTTATTGCAAGGTTTTT GAATGGATCTGTCCAGGTTGAAGCATATGTTTTGTTTGATTACCAGTCTCCTGCTCCAAGTAGCTCTGATATCGTAAGAGCAGTTGTCACAGATGTTTTGGACAGACCGAGCAATTTTTTCAGATGGAATATTGAGCTCCCCACTGTGGAATCACATG GATACACAATTAACAACTTGGAGCCAGAGAGTTTTCCAGTGTCTTTTCTGGCTCTACGTCTTGGATATATTGCCAGGTCCCAGACAATTGTAGACAGCAAGCAATTTCTAGAAAACCTAAGGCAGGAG ATCATCAAGTGTGTTGGTGCAACTTTCCCTGTTGGAAATTTTTCAATTTCTTATGTTCG agacttGCGTGGTGACCTTGAAGTGAGAGGAAACCTGTACCTAAACAGCAAAACCAACACAGATGTACAATCTTTACTGCAAACACTTGTGACCCTTGGAAATAAATCTGTGGATCTCAGCTCCATGACTGTAGATG gttACCACATGGTACTTCGCGTTTTCCCTCTAAGTTTCCAGATCACAAACAGGCAGTTTGTGATCAACATGTTAGACTTGTCATCTTCCGAATTCCAGGATCTCAGCGAAGAGCTCTCTGCTGTG GTTTTGTCTGCACTGAGTTACACTAATCCACTTCAAGTGATCATCCGTGAAATAAT gagaggCTCTCTGCTCTTTAAAGGTGAAGTGGTTTATCAGCTGCCGGCCCCTGGAAGTAGGGAAGTTCTTCGTGCTTTTCTCTCATCTCTCAGTTCTGATGGGATTTTGGGATCCTCTTCCTTCAAGGTGGATGCTAACTCTGTGCAAATTGGAG ATTCCAGCCCTGGCCCTCACTTTGAATACCCAAGTTTTCCAGGTTTTGGAGTGGCTATAATAGTAATGTGTGGTCTCTGCATCTTGATATTTCCCATCTTGGCCATTGTG TGTTTTAAGACCAAAATGCTTGGGCACAGAAAAATGGCCACCATTCAAAGACGTCCAGATCTTGATAGGCAGAGTCGACATTTTGAAATGGATAACCAAGCATTTCGAGCATCTATAGAAcag CCTTAA